In Haloarchaeobius salinus, the sequence CGGTCCCCAGAATGGGGCATGTCCTCGATGCTCATGGTAGATACCACCGTACTTTCGGCGATTCGACCTTAAGCGTTGCCGTGAGTCGCGGGGGACAATCACTCGACCAGCCCCGGGGGGACCGTGATTGGGATAGCTCTAAGTCCCCCGCCTCTGTCTTTTGGTACCATGCCACGAGCAGAGCTCTGCATCCACAACGCTCGCGTCGTCACCCCCTCGGGTACCATCCACGGTGGCGTCGCGTCGACCGACGGCACCATCACGGCGGTCGGCGGCGACGCGTCGCTGCCCGATGCTGACCGGACCATCGACGCCGAGGGGAACTACCTCATCCCCGGCTTCATCGACCCGCACGTCCACTGGGGGCTGTCCCGCTACGAGTTCGAGTACCACGACGGGCTCGAGCACGACTTCGAGACCGAGACGCGGGGCGCGGTCCACGGCGGCGTCACGACCGTCGTGAACTTCCTGCTCCAGCCCGAGCCCTACCTGCCCGACATGGAGTTCTTCCGGGAGGCCGGCGCGGAGAACTCCTACATCGACTTCGCGTACCACGCCATCATCCACAAGGACCACCATTTCGATGAGATAGACGGGCTCGCCGAGGAGGGCGTCCGGTCGTTCAAGATATTCTTCAACTGGTACAAGCACGCCTCGCCCGAGCTGGGCATCGAACACTCCGACGCGGGCCGGGTGTACAACCTGCTGTCGCAGGTGGCCGACATCCCGGGGGGCGTCGTGATGTTCCACGCCGAGAACGAGGACATCGCCTACGAGCGCCGCCAGGAGCTGCAGGACGAGGGGCGCAACGACCTCCCCTCGTGGTCGGAGTCGGCACCGAACATCTGCGAGTTCATGCAGATCGAGCAGATCGGCCACATGACCGAGCTGACCGACTCCCGGGCGTACATCGTCCACATGTCCACGGGCGAGGGCGTCGACATCTGCAAGCGCTTCCAGGAGCGGGGCGTGAACCTCCACGCGGAGACGCTGCCGGCCTTCCTCACCCACACGAAAGACGAGGAGGAGCTGGGCGTGTGGGGGAAGATCTCGCCGCCGCTCCGTGGCGAGTGGAGCAAGGACCGCCTCTGGCAGGGGCTCCGGGAGGGCACCGTCGAGTACATGGGGACCGACCACTGCCCGCACAAGATCGAGTTCAAGGAGAAGGACACGGGCAAGCACGGCGACATCTGGGACGCCATCCCGGGCGACAACAACGGCATCGAGTACTTCCTGCCGGTGATGATGAGCGAGGGCGTGAACCGGAACCGCATCAGCATGGAGCGGCTCGTCGAGGTCTGCGCCGAGAACAACGCCAAGCGCTGGGGCCTCTACCCCCGGAAGGGCGCGCTCGTCGAGGGCAGCGACGCCGACATGGTCGTCGTCGACATGGGGAAGTCGAAGGTCGTCGACGACGACTTCTACCACACGATGGAGCCCCGGTACTCGACGATGCACGGGATGGAGCTGACGGGCCTGCCGACCCACACCGTCGTCGGGGGCGAGGTCGTCGTCGAGGACGACGAGCTGCAGGTCGAGCCCGGCGGCCGGAACTACCTCCACCGCGGCGACAGCGGCGTCGAACTGGAGTAGGGCGTGGTGAGCGAGAGCGACGACGCCGACGGCGAGGTCGCGTCCGACACCGTCGTCGGCGTCCTCCTCGCTGCCGGCACCGCCTCGCGCTTCGGCGACGACCAGAAGCTGCTGGCGGAGCTCGACGGCGAGCCGCTGGTCCGCCACGCCGCCCGGACGCTGCTCGACGCGAACCTCGACGGCGTCGTCGCGGTGCTCGGCCACGAACGCGAGCGCGTCGCGGCGGCGCTCCCGGACGGTATCGAGACGGTCCACAACCCCGACTACGCCGGCGGGCAGGCGACGACGGTCGCCCGTGGAGCCCGCGCCGCGGCGGAACGCGGTGCTGATGCGGCCGTCTTCGCGCTCGGGGACATGCCCTGTGTCGACCCGTCAACGGTCGACGCGCTGGTCGCAACGTACCGCAGCCGGAGCCGCGGTACGGACGCCGACATCGTCGTCCCGACGTACGGAGGCCGACGCGGAAATCCGGTACTGTTCGGCGCTACCCACTTCGACGCGCTCCAGGACGTGTCGGGCGATACCGGCGGTCGCGCGCTGTTCGACGAGTTCCCCGTCGAGCGCGTGGTCGTCGACGACCCCGGCATCCACCGCGACGTGGACACCGACGACGACCTGCGCGAGCTGGCGGACCGCTGCGGGGAGTAGTCCCGCTACGGCAGGACGACCGCCCGATACCGCACGTCCCCGCTGTCCATCGCCCGGTAGGCGGCCTCGGCGTCGGCGAGGTCGAACGTCTCGACGGTCGTCTCGATGTCCCGGCGCGCGCCGAAGGCGACGGTGTCCTCGGCGTCGCTCGGGGTACCCGACGCCCAGCCGGAGAAACTGCCCCGCGTCGCGGTGAGGCTCCCGACCTCGACCGGGACGGGCTCCTCGGGGATGCCGACCGCGACGACCTCGCCGTTCGGACCCAGCCCGTCGATGGCGGCGGCGATAGCGTCGCTGGCGGGCGCGGTGGCGAGCACGAGGTCCACCCCACCGAGGTCGGTGAGGGCTTCGGCGGGGTCCTGTGCCTCGCTGTCGACGAAGTGCGCCGCACCGTAGTCGAGGGCAGCCTCGCGTTTCTCGGTGCCTCGCGAGACCGCGACCGTCTCGAAGCCCGCCTCGTGTGCGTACTGGAGCGCGAGGTGGCCGAGCCCGCCGATACCGACGACGGCGACGAGGTCGCCCGGGCGTACGTCGGCGTTCCGGAGCGCGTTGAACGAGGTCAACCCGGCACAGAGCAGCGGCGCGGTCGTCGCGGCGTCGGACCCCTCGGGGATGGCGGCGAGGGCCTCTGCGCGCGCCGTCGCGTACTCGGCGTAGCCGCCGTCGCGGTCCATTCCCGTCACCGGCTTCTCCTCGCAGAGGACGAACTCGCCGTCGCGGCAGGGCTCGCAGGTGAAGCAGTGCCCGCCGTGCCAGCCGACGCCGACGCGGTCGCCCACTGCCCATTCGGTGACGCGGTCGCCGACGGCGTCGATGTAGCCGACGAACTCGTGGCCCGGGATTCTGGGGTAGTCCACGTGCTCGGCTCCGCCCTCGCAGACGTGGCCGTCGCCGCGGCAGACCCCGCAGGCCGCGACCGCGATGCGGACCTCGTCGTCGGCCGGCTCGGGGATGGGGCGCTCGACGAGTTCGAACCCGCCGGCCTCGGTCACCTGCATCGCGCGCATCGTCTCGTCGGTGTCGGCTGTGGAACCATCGTTCGACATGGGCGGCACGTTACAGCCCCAGCAACGTCAGTGATTCCGGACGCGAATTCACGTAGAAACGCCGACACCTCAGTCGTCGACGATGATCTCCCGCTCGCCGTGGATCGCTCCCTCGCGGTCCCGGAGTCGACCGCCCTCGCGGCCGTTGAGCACCGCGAGCGCCTCGCTGACGATGCTCAGTGCGATCTGGACCGGTTCGCCGCCGCCGACGTCGAGGCCGACGGGTGTGGCGACGCGGGCCAGCTGTTCGTCGGTGAACTCGACGCCGTCGGTGGCGAGCTCCTCGCGGATCTGCTCGAACCGTTCCCGGGGGCCCATCAGCCCGACGTAGGGCGCGTCGGTCTCCAGCACCGAGGCGAGCGCGAGCTCGTCGTCGAGCTTGTTGTGGCTCATCAGCACCACGGCGGTGCGGTCGTCGGCGTGCTCGCCAAGGTTCGCGGGCCGGAGCGACAGCACCTCGTCGGCTGCCGGGAACCGCTCGGGGTCGGCGTGGCCGCCGCGGGCGGTCGCGACGGTCACCGCGAAGCCGACGTGGCGCGCGAGGCTCGAGACCGGGCCGGTGTCGGGCTGGCCGCCGAAGACGAGCATCTCCGGTGCCGGCTCGACGCCGTCGACGAACACCGTCACGTCGTCCGCGTCGGTCGTGACGGTCCGGGCGATCCAGGTGCCCGTCTCGGCGCAGTCGACCGCCTCATCGCGGATCGCCTCGACGACCGCGTCGGGCAGCCCCGCCCGGTCCGACGGCGTGGTGACCGACCCATCCGTCTCGACGACGGCGCGCGCGCCGAGCGGTGCGTCGCCCTCGACGGCGGTGACGGTGGCGACGCTCTCGCCGGCCTCGAGCGCGTCGAGCACCGGGTCCCACGAGTCGTCGACGGGTTCGACCAGCACGTCGATGACGCCGTTGCAGCCCAGCCCCAGCCCCCATTCGTCGTCGTCCATCAGGTCGAACGTCTCGCTGACCGGCTCGCCCGACTCGAACACCCGGCCCGCGAGGTCGACGACCGGCCCCTCCAGACAGCCCGCCGTGATGCCGCCGAGGTGGTCACCCTCGGGTGTCAGTACCATCTTCGCCCCCGGCCGGCGGTACGCCGACCCCTCGACGCCGACCACCGTCGCCACCGCGCCCTGTTCGCCGGACTCGCGGAGCGCGGACAGCCGCCGCTGGACGTCGAGTGCGGTCGCACTCCAGGGGTCCGCCGTGGATTCGTGCATGGTATCATCTAGCGGTCGAGGTGGTTTAGCCGTTGTCCCACGGAACCGCTGTCACATGGCAGGACAACCCGACGTTTCAAATCCCACACCGCCCAACCCACTCCCGATGGAGAAGACGCCGACCGGGACCTCCGTGGGGGTGGACGACCCGTACGAGCACGCCACGCTCTGTGACCACCTCACGGGCGAGGGAACCTGTCGGTACGCCTTCGAGCACCCGCAGCACGACCCCGAGTTCGCCCGGGAGCGCCGCACGGACGAGTTCGCGTGTCCGGTCGTCAGCGACGACGCGAGCGCGGACTGGGACTGGGGCGACTGCCCGCACTTCCGGGCGACGGCGACGAACCGGGAGTGCGCCCGCTGCGGACTGGAGGCGAAGCCGATGCAGCTCGACCCGGACGAGCGGCCGCTGCTGG encodes:
- a CDS encoding dihydroorotase — translated: MPRAELCIHNARVVTPSGTIHGGVASTDGTITAVGGDASLPDADRTIDAEGNYLIPGFIDPHVHWGLSRYEFEYHDGLEHDFETETRGAVHGGVTTVVNFLLQPEPYLPDMEFFREAGAENSYIDFAYHAIIHKDHHFDEIDGLAEEGVRSFKIFFNWYKHASPELGIEHSDAGRVYNLLSQVADIPGGVVMFHAENEDIAYERRQELQDEGRNDLPSWSESAPNICEFMQIEQIGHMTELTDSRAYIVHMSTGEGVDICKRFQERGVNLHAETLPAFLTHTKDEEELGVWGKISPPLRGEWSKDRLWQGLREGTVEYMGTDHCPHKIEFKEKDTGKHGDIWDAIPGDNNGIEYFLPVMMSEGVNRNRISMERLVEVCAENNAKRWGLYPRKGALVEGSDADMVVVDMGKSKVVDDDFYHTMEPRYSTMHGMELTGLPTHTVVGGEVVVEDDELQVEPGGRNYLHRGDSGVELE
- a CDS encoding nucleotidyltransferase family protein, yielding MSESDDADGEVASDTVVGVLLAAGTASRFGDDQKLLAELDGEPLVRHAARTLLDANLDGVVAVLGHERERVAAALPDGIETVHNPDYAGGQATTVARGARAAAERGADAAVFALGDMPCVDPSTVDALVATYRSRSRGTDADIVVPTYGGRRGNPVLFGATHFDALQDVSGDTGGRALFDEFPVERVVVDDPGIHRDVDTDDDLRELADRCGE
- a CDS encoding alcohol dehydrogenase catalytic domain-containing protein, with amino-acid sequence MRAMQVTEAGGFELVERPIPEPADDEVRIAVAACGVCRGDGHVCEGGAEHVDYPRIPGHEFVGYIDAVGDRVTEWAVGDRVGVGWHGGHCFTCEPCRDGEFVLCEEKPVTGMDRDGGYAEYATARAEALAAIPEGSDAATTAPLLCAGLTSFNALRNADVRPGDLVAVVGIGGLGHLALQYAHEAGFETVAVSRGTEKREAALDYGAAHFVDSEAQDPAEALTDLGGVDLVLATAPASDAIAAAIDGLGPNGEVVAVGIPEEPVPVEVGSLTATRGSFSGWASGTPSDAEDTVAFGARRDIETTVETFDLADAEAAYRAMDSGDVRYRAVVLP
- a CDS encoding XdhC family protein, translating into MHESTADPWSATALDVQRRLSALRESGEQGAVATVVGVEGSAYRRPGAKMVLTPEGDHLGGITAGCLEGPVVDLAGRVFESGEPVSETFDLMDDDEWGLGLGCNGVIDVLVEPVDDSWDPVLDALEAGESVATVTAVEGDAPLGARAVVETDGSVTTPSDRAGLPDAVVEAIRDEAVDCAETGTWIARTVTTDADDVTVFVDGVEPAPEMLVFGGQPDTGPVSSLARHVGFAVTVATARGGHADPERFPAADEVLSLRPANLGEHADDRTAVVLMSHNKLDDELALASVLETDAPYVGLMGPRERFEQIREELATDGVEFTDEQLARVATPVGLDVGGGEPVQIALSIVSEALAVLNGREGGRLRDREGAIHGEREIIVDD
- a CDS encoding DUF7097 family protein, with protein sequence MEKTPTGTSVGVDDPYEHATLCDHLTGEGTCRYAFEHPQHDPEFARERRTDEFACPVVSDDASADWDWGDCPHFRATATNRECARCGLEAKPMQLDPDERPLLEEHHLSYADAGREVSHEITVYLCRWCHAKVHNSWARVTDDVNPDPEAIAALEERRSREQRELSFDTARERRSGDDGH